In Streptomyces sp. RFCAC02, the following proteins share a genomic window:
- a CDS encoding sigma-70 family RNA polymerase sigma factor has protein sequence MNDASPARRNGVSPLISLPADLRAFHQMYRPAYVRWAELHLGHRDAAEATADRAFERLAAEWADVLRLDSPTGYAWSVLKQCTLDEAGRLGRRAAVVDTAAFETVALRTAVDPVGELADSISLHQAIRELPERQHDVIVLHYCVGYSAEETADILGLTVPGVRSTARYAQHRLKELLGLGRPEKEGADDGTDR, from the coding sequence GTGAACGATGCCTCCCCCGCGCGACGCAACGGTGTGAGTCCTCTGATCTCCCTTCCCGCGGATCTCCGCGCCTTCCACCAGATGTACCGGCCCGCCTACGTCCGCTGGGCCGAGCTGCACCTCGGTCACCGCGACGCGGCCGAGGCCACGGCCGACCGCGCGTTCGAGCGGCTGGCCGCCGAGTGGGCCGACGTCCTGCGCCTCGACAGTCCCACCGGGTACGCCTGGAGCGTCCTCAAGCAGTGCACGCTGGACGAGGCTGGGCGCCTCGGCCGGCGGGCCGCCGTCGTGGACACCGCCGCGTTCGAGACCGTCGCGCTGCGCACCGCCGTCGACCCCGTCGGCGAACTGGCCGACAGCATCTCGCTGCACCAGGCCATCCGGGAGCTTCCCGAACGCCAGCACGACGTCATCGTCCTGCACTACTGCGTCGGGTACAGCGCCGAGGAGACCGCCGACATCCTCGGTCTCACCGTGCCCGGCGTGCGGTCCACCGCCCGGTACGCGCAGCACCGCCTCAAGGAGCTGCTCGGCCTCGGCCGTCCGGAGAAGGAGGGCGCCGATGACGGCACCGACCGTTGA
- a CDS encoding WGxxGxxG family protein, with the protein MTTGAVLTAALLAGPAAVTAEAHTPETAPAVAAQTMESQAQDDNDDGGGGGWGLWGLLGLFGLLGLIPRGKKKHDTGGTRGTGTGGYTTDRP; encoded by the coding sequence ATGACTACAGGTGCCGTCCTTACCGCCGCTCTTCTCGCGGGACCCGCCGCGGTCACCGCGGAGGCGCACACACCGGAGACGGCCCCGGCCGTCGCCGCGCAGACCATGGAGAGCCAGGCCCAGGACGACAACGACGACGGCGGGGGCGGCGGCTGGGGGCTCTGGGGCCTGCTCGGCCTGTTCGGCCTGCTGGGCCTCATCCCTCGTGGGAAGAAGAAGCACGACACGGGCGGCACGCGCGGTACGGGGACCGGTGGCTACACCACCGATCGCCCCTGA